In Hydrogenovibrio thermophilus, the following are encoded in one genomic region:
- the glgB gene encoding 1,4-alpha-glucan branching protein GlgB, which translates to MTQQTVSQTDLQRLIQGTHHDPFQVLGVHPTGQAWEIREWLPTAESAKIDGDIELTRIEGTDLFVGRLTVAQKKKLPPHYTVTWDEADGSTHTAVSPYTFWPQLGELDLHLYAEGRHWQLYDLLGAHVKEIDGIDGVQFSVWAPAAERVSVVGDFNGWNGLRHPMRTNGTSGVWELFIPGLQAGDIYKFEIRNHRTGHSLVKTDPFAKQMELRPKTGSVVCQTTFEWQDQSWMQQREAYDWQHAPVNIYEVHLGSWQRDHDGHFLSYREVAHRLVEYVKWMGYTHIELLPVSEHPLDESWGYQTSGYYAPTSRFGSPDDFRYFVDHCHQNGIGVFLDWVPAHFPKDEFALARFDGTALYEHEDPRKGEHRDWGTYIFNFGRNEVRNFLLANALYWLKEFHIDGLRVDAVASMLYLDYSREAGDWVANEYGGRENLEAIEFLKTLNAEVHSQCPGTVMMAEESTSWPMVSRPTWMGGLGFSMKWNMGWMNDTLDFFEKDPVYRPYHHNQLTFSQMYAYSENFILPLSHDEVVHMKHALVSKMPGDNWQKMANMRLLMAYQSLNPGKKLLFMGSEFAQWQEWSESRGLDWYLCEQSANRGVQLLVRDLNHLYRASSALHARDFESEGFQWIDCHDYEQSVLSFMRISDTEKLICVFNFTPVPRHDYRIGLPEAGAYEEVVNTDAEVYGGSNLGNGGLLHSDDQAWMNLPYSTSLVLPPLGAVVLKRQS; encoded by the coding sequence ATGACCCAGCAAACCGTATCACAAACTGATTTACAACGCTTAATCCAGGGAACGCATCATGACCCTTTCCAGGTTTTGGGCGTGCATCCGACGGGCCAGGCCTGGGAAATTCGCGAATGGTTGCCGACGGCGGAAAGTGCGAAAATCGACGGCGATATCGAACTGACGCGTATTGAGGGAACCGACTTATTTGTCGGGCGTTTGACGGTCGCACAAAAGAAAAAACTGCCGCCGCATTATACGGTGACTTGGGACGAAGCCGACGGTTCGACGCATACCGCGGTATCGCCGTATACCTTTTGGCCGCAACTGGGCGAATTGGATTTGCACCTGTACGCTGAAGGGCGTCATTGGCAGCTCTATGATTTGTTGGGCGCGCACGTGAAAGAAATCGACGGCATTGATGGGGTGCAGTTTTCGGTGTGGGCGCCGGCGGCCGAACGGGTGTCGGTGGTGGGGGACTTCAACGGTTGGAACGGTTTGCGTCACCCGATGCGCACCAATGGCACTTCCGGCGTGTGGGAGCTATTCATTCCCGGTTTGCAAGCCGGGGACATTTATAAATTTGAGATTCGTAACCACCGAACCGGTCACTCACTGGTGAAAACCGATCCGTTTGCCAAGCAAATGGAATTACGCCCGAAAACCGGATCGGTGGTCTGTCAAACGACGTTTGAGTGGCAGGATCAAAGTTGGATGCAACAGCGTGAAGCCTATGATTGGCAACATGCGCCGGTCAATATTTATGAGGTCCACTTGGGTTCCTGGCAGCGTGACCACGACGGGCATTTCCTGAGTTACCGAGAGGTGGCGCACCGTCTGGTGGAATACGTGAAATGGATGGGGTATACCCATATCGAACTTTTGCCGGTCTCGGAACATCCGTTGGATGAATCTTGGGGGTATCAAACGTCCGGTTATTATGCGCCGACCAGCCGTTTCGGCTCGCCGGACGATTTCCGCTATTTTGTCGATCACTGCCATCAAAACGGTATTGGTGTGTTTTTGGATTGGGTGCCGGCGCATTTCCCGAAAGACGAGTTTGCCTTGGCGCGTTTTGACGGCACCGCGCTATACGAACACGAAGACCCGAGAAAGGGCGAACACCGAGATTGGGGCACTTATATTTTCAATTTCGGTCGCAACGAGGTGCGAAACTTTTTGTTGGCGAATGCCTTATATTGGCTGAAGGAGTTTCACATCGACGGGCTGCGTGTCGATGCGGTGGCGTCGATGTTGTATCTGGACTATTCGCGTGAAGCCGGGGATTGGGTGGCGAATGAATACGGCGGCCGGGAAAACCTGGAAGCCATTGAGTTTCTGAAAACGCTGAATGCCGAAGTGCATTCGCAATGCCCAGGCACGGTCATGATGGCGGAAGAATCGACGTCCTGGCCGATGGTATCGCGCCCCACCTGGATGGGCGGATTAGGCTTTTCCATGAAATGGAACATGGGCTGGATGAACGACACTCTGGACTTTTTCGAGAAAGACCCGGTGTACCGCCCTTACCACCATAATCAATTGACGTTCAGCCAAATGTACGCTTATTCGGAAAATTTCATTCTGCCGTTATCGCATGATGAAGTGGTGCATATGAAGCATGCCTTGGTCAGTAAAATGCCGGGTGACAATTGGCAGAAAATGGCCAATATGCGTTTGCTGATGGCATACCAATCCTTGAACCCGGGCAAGAAATTATTGTTTATGGGGTCGGAGTTCGCGCAATGGCAGGAGTGGAGCGAAAGCCGTGGGCTGGACTGGTATTTGTGTGAACAGAGTGCCAACCGCGGCGTACAGCTGCTGGTACGGGATTTGAACCATCTGTATCGGGCGTCGTCGGCCTTGCATGCGCGGGATTTCGAGTCCGAAGGGTTTCAGTGGATTGATTGCCATGATTACGAACAGTCGGTACTGAGTTTCATGCGAATTTCCGATACGGAAAAATTGATCTGTGTGTTCAACTTCACGCCGGTGCCGAGACACGATTATCGTATCGGTTTGCCGGAAGCCGGGGCTTATGAAGAAGTCGTCAACACCGATGCGGAGGTGTACGGTGGCAGTAATCTCGGCAATGGAGGCCTGTTGCACAGTGATGACCAGGCCTGGATGAATTTGCCTTATTCAACGTCGTTGGTGTTACCGCCTTTGGGGGCGGTGGTGTTGAAACGACAATCCTAA
- the malQ gene encoding 4-alpha-glucanotransferase, protein MRQRQAGVLLHPTSLPSGKIDEQAWRFLDWMASAGLTVWQMLPLTEPVQGLSPYQSVSAFAMNPALLPENWQEQVNETDYLTFLSDAPHWLENYALFMALRKHFNQASWADWPTAYRNRGKQALTDFALTHAEQIDELKRQQYVLLKNWHALKQAANAKGIKLFGDMPIFVAYDSADVWANPHLFKLDADGQPTVVTGVPPDYFSETGQRWGNPHYDWQAMQQDGFQWWLRRVEGALELFDLIRIDHFRGLEACWEIDASEETAINGRWVKVPGDAFLTALQEEFPRLPLVAEDLGIITPEVVALKEKFDLPGMSVLQFGFNGLPDNPHALSEQVENSVVYTGTHDNDTTLGWWESLEGEEYRQWVLSQLPNSEQPMPWPMIEAAMESVAYLAMIPMQDFLELDNDDRMNTPGTVEGNWLWRLKPDQLTEPLAQQVAAQVQASRRNGSERSEEKE, encoded by the coding sequence ATGAGACAAAGACAAGCCGGCGTATTGTTGCATCCCACCTCCTTGCCGTCGGGTAAAATCGACGAGCAGGCCTGGCGGTTTTTGGATTGGATGGCGTCCGCCGGATTGACGGTTTGGCAGATGTTGCCGTTGACCGAACCGGTGCAAGGGTTGTCTCCGTATCAAAGTGTCTCGGCGTTCGCCATGAATCCCGCCTTGCTGCCGGAGAACTGGCAGGAGCAGGTTAATGAGACCGATTACCTGACCTTTTTATCGGATGCGCCGCATTGGTTGGAAAATTACGCCTTGTTCATGGCATTGCGAAAGCATTTTAATCAGGCTTCTTGGGCGGATTGGCCGACAGCATACCGTAATCGCGGCAAGCAGGCGTTGACCGATTTTGCCTTGACGCACGCCGAGCAAATTGATGAGTTGAAGCGACAACAGTATGTGCTACTGAAAAACTGGCATGCTCTGAAACAGGCCGCCAACGCCAAAGGCATCAAATTGTTCGGGGATATGCCGATTTTTGTGGCTTATGACAGTGCCGATGTGTGGGCCAACCCCCATTTGTTCAAGTTGGATGCCGATGGTCAACCGACGGTGGTCACCGGTGTCCCGCCCGATTATTTTTCCGAAACCGGACAGCGCTGGGGAAATCCGCATTACGATTGGCAGGCCATGCAACAGGACGGTTTTCAATGGTGGCTTCGCCGGGTGGAAGGTGCGCTGGAATTGTTCGACTTGATTCGCATCGACCATTTTCGTGGTTTGGAAGCCTGTTGGGAAATCGATGCCAGTGAAGAAACCGCCATTAACGGTCGCTGGGTGAAGGTGCCGGGTGATGCGTTTTTGACGGCGTTGCAGGAAGAGTTTCCACGGTTACCACTGGTGGCGGAAGATTTGGGCATTATCACTCCGGAAGTGGTGGCGCTGAAAGAAAAGTTCGATTTACCGGGTATGTCTGTTTTGCAGTTCGGCTTTAACGGCCTGCCGGATAATCCCCATGCGCTGTCCGAACAGGTCGAGAATTCCGTGGTCTATACAGGTACGCATGACAACGACACCACCTTAGGGTGGTGGGAATCTCTTGAAGGTGAGGAGTATCGACAATGGGTGCTGTCGCAATTACCGAACTCCGAACAGCCGATGCCCTGGCCGATGATTGAAGCGGCGATGGAGTCGGTGGCCTATCTGGCGATGATTCCGATGCAGGACTTTCTGGAACTGGATAACGACGATCGTATGAACACTCCGGGAACGGTTGAAGGGAACTGGTTATGGCGTTTGAAGCCTGACCAGTTGACCGAGCCTTTGGCTCAACAAGTGGCCGCCCAGGTACAGGCCAGCCGACGTAATGGTTCCGAACGCTCAGAAGAGAAAGAATGA